The proteins below are encoded in one region of Sphingobacterium sp. R2:
- a CDS encoding DUF885 family protein yields the protein MNRSFSFKASKTLFYGLLFLFPISMHAQKMKLYEHTTPIEPFIVQYKHDVEAINYFYGPMPKGWGNQQAAASPEQLARLQRLDNEYLNKLDKFPYEELETSGQVDFILLKRKLKSDLLSLKEDESNYNRLSVYLPFAQRIFALEKERRRGKRLAGEDVAKELTLVAGEIDRSIAALQEKTNIPYSDVNFLVALLNSLDLRITSTFDFYNGYDPEFTWWVPAIYQQVKSKLSDYKEKLAAKSDWKVFDDGSQIAGWPIGEKEINRRLKAEMISYTAADLLKLADQEFKWCEAELLKASREMGFGNDWRAAQEKVKNSYVPIGQQPELIMRLYNDAQQFIEQNKLMTIPELADETWGMIMMTPERQRVNPFFTGGREISISYPTNTMDQQAKLMSMRGNNPYFSRGTVQHELIPGHHLQYFMNRRYKPYREEAFNTPFWTEGWTLYWELLLYSKGFAKTPEERIGMLFWRMHRCARITFSIKFHLGEWTPQQCIDYLVNRVGFESANAHGEVKRSFEGSYDPLYQLAYLVGGLQLMRIKEEVVDQGKMSFAAFHDRVIKENYLPMEMLRAIIKGEKLTPDYETNWKFYHFNN from the coding sequence ATGAATCGTTCTTTTTCTTTTAAAGCTTCCAAAACTTTGTTTTATGGACTACTCTTTCTATTTCCCATCTCCATGCATGCACAGAAGATGAAATTATACGAGCATACAACCCCTATAGAACCTTTTATTGTGCAATATAAGCATGATGTTGAGGCGATAAACTATTTTTATGGCCCTATGCCCAAAGGCTGGGGTAATCAGCAGGCTGCCGCTTCGCCCGAACAGTTAGCACGTCTTCAGCGTTTGGATAACGAATATTTGAACAAGCTGGACAAGTTCCCTTATGAAGAACTCGAAACATCGGGGCAGGTCGATTTTATCTTACTGAAGCGCAAACTAAAAAGTGATCTCCTTTCATTGAAAGAAGATGAGTCGAATTACAACCGGTTATCTGTGTATTTACCTTTCGCACAGCGAATTTTTGCACTTGAAAAGGAACGCCGTAGGGGGAAGCGTCTGGCAGGAGAAGATGTCGCGAAAGAGCTGACGCTGGTTGCCGGTGAAATCGATCGGTCAATAGCTGCGCTTCAGGAAAAGACCAACATTCCTTATTCAGATGTTAACTTTCTGGTTGCCTTATTAAATTCACTGGACTTAAGGATCACCAGCACCTTCGATTTTTATAATGGATACGACCCTGAATTTACATGGTGGGTACCCGCCATATATCAGCAAGTGAAAAGCAAGCTCTCGGATTATAAGGAGAAATTGGCAGCAAAAAGTGATTGGAAAGTGTTTGATGACGGTAGTCAGATTGCTGGTTGGCCTATTGGGGAAAAAGAGATAAACCGAAGGCTCAAAGCAGAAATGATCAGTTACACCGCTGCCGATCTTTTAAAACTGGCTGATCAAGAGTTTAAATGGTGTGAGGCCGAGTTATTGAAAGCGAGCCGTGAAATGGGGTTTGGCAATGACTGGCGGGCTGCACAGGAAAAAGTTAAAAACTCCTACGTACCCATTGGACAACAGCCGGAGCTCATCATGAGATTGTATAACGATGCACAGCAATTTATTGAACAAAATAAACTCATGACTATTCCTGAGCTGGCAGATGAGACTTGGGGCATGATCATGATGACACCTGAACGGCAGCGGGTCAATCCCTTTTTTACAGGCGGACGGGAAATTAGCATATCCTATCCGACAAACACGATGGATCAGCAGGCGAAACTGATGAGTATGCGTGGCAATAATCCTTATTTCTCCCGTGGCACAGTCCAACATGAATTGATTCCTGGTCATCATCTTCAATATTTTATGAATAGGCGTTACAAGCCTTACCGCGAAGAGGCATTTAACACGCCATTTTGGACGGAAGGATGGACATTGTACTGGGAATTGCTGCTGTATAGCAAGGGATTTGCAAAAACTCCGGAGGAGCGAATCGGAATGTTATTTTGGCGCATGCATCGCTGTGCAAGAATAACCTTTAGTATTAAATTTCATTTAGGGGAGTGGACGCCGCAGCAATGCATCGATTATCTGGTAAACCGCGTGGGATTTGAGTCGGCTAATGCGCACGGTGAAGTAAAGAGATCGTTTGAAGGTTCCTATGATCCTCTATATCAGCTGGCCTATCTCGTAGGCGGCTTGCAATTGATGCGTATCAAAGAGGAGGTCGTAGATCAAGGGAAAATGTCATTTGCTGCATTCCACGACCGTGTGATCAAAGAAAATTATCTACCGATGGAAATGTTGAGAGCGATTATCAAGGGCGAGAAGTTAACCCCCGATTATGAGACAAACTGGAAGTTTTATCATTTTAATAACTAG
- a CDS encoding APC family permease → MSESKQTFQKSLGLLDATMLVVGSMIGSGIFIVSADIARNTGSAGWMMVVWLICGFMTLTAALSYGELSAMFPKAGGQYIYLREAYGPVLSFVFGWTFFAVIQTATIAAVGVAFAKFTAYLFPSMDEDVYLLEWSDYRVSAAQLLAIAVIIVLTYINSRGVNSGKRVQTSITLIKIGSLLLLLLFGFLALKHEVWTLNWDNISLWSMRRLNTDGTYTSYDGFSAMGAFSAAMVGALFSSDSWHSSSAVAGEIKNPQRNIGLSLALGTLLVTVIYLLTNLMYTGILPLEAMVNAPKDRVAMSVAQEVFGPFGITIIAIMIMISTFGCNNGIILAGARVYYSMAKDGLFFKRAGKLNAHAVPAWALWIQCVAASIWCLSGKYGDLLDMITCVVVIFYVLAIAGIIRLRITRPDLNRPYKAFGYPFLPILYILMGLAFIGLMVIFKPNYTWPGIIIALLGIPIYYLINPKRRKHEVS, encoded by the coding sequence ATGAGTGAGTCGAAACAAACTTTTCAAAAGTCTCTCGGGTTACTGGATGCCACTATGCTGGTGGTTGGAAGTATGATCGGTTCTGGGATTTTTATTGTATCTGCGGATATTGCGCGCAACACGGGATCTGCAGGCTGGATGATGGTCGTATGGCTGATTTGTGGTTTTATGACTTTGACTGCAGCGTTGAGCTATGGAGAATTGAGTGCGATGTTTCCAAAGGCAGGAGGACAATACATTTACCTACGGGAGGCTTATGGGCCAGTGTTGAGTTTTGTATTTGGCTGGACATTTTTTGCCGTTATACAAACTGCGACTATAGCGGCTGTGGGGGTGGCTTTTGCTAAATTTACAGCCTATCTCTTCCCTTCTATGGATGAAGATGTTTACCTGCTAGAATGGTCAGATTATCGGGTATCGGCAGCGCAACTGCTGGCAATTGCCGTCATTATTGTATTAACCTATATTAATTCAAGAGGCGTAAATAGCGGAAAGCGCGTACAGACATCCATCACATTGATCAAGATCGGGAGTCTGCTGCTCTTGTTGCTCTTTGGATTCCTGGCTTTGAAACATGAAGTTTGGACTTTGAACTGGGACAATATATCACTTTGGTCAATGCGCCGTTTAAATACGGATGGAACGTACACATCTTATGATGGATTTTCAGCAATGGGCGCTTTTTCTGCGGCTATGGTCGGTGCACTCTTCAGCAGCGATTCCTGGCACTCATCTTCCGCTGTAGCTGGCGAAATTAAAAATCCACAACGTAATATCGGGTTGAGTCTAGCATTAGGGACTTTACTGGTTACCGTAATCTATCTCCTGACTAATTTGATGTACACCGGCATTTTGCCTTTGGAAGCTATGGTCAATGCACCAAAAGATCGTGTAGCCATGAGTGTCGCACAAGAAGTTTTTGGCCCTTTTGGGATTACTATTATAGCCATTATGATCATGATCAGCACATTTGGTTGCAATAATGGGATTATCCTGGCAGGAGCGAGGGTGTATTATTCTATGGCCAAAGATGGTTTGTTTTTTAAAAGGGCGGGTAAGCTCAATGCGCATGCGGTACCTGCCTGGGCACTCTGGATACAATGTGTTGCTGCGTCAATATGGTGTTTAAGCGGAAAATATGGTGATTTATTGGACATGATTACCTGTGTGGTCGTTATATTTTATGTACTCGCGATTGCGGGTATTATTCGTCTCCGTATCACACGTCCAGATTTGAACAGACCCTATAAAGCATTTGGCTATCCTTTTCTTCCCATTCTTTACATTCTGATGGGACTTGCCTTTATTGGGTTGATGGTTATTTTTAAACCCAACTATACCTGGCCCGGCATTATCATTGCACTATTGGGTATCCCGATCTATTATTTAATCAATCCTAAGCGAAGAAAGCATGAAGTTTCTTAG